The genome window CAACGAGAAGAACAAACGGCTTTTCGCCTACTTTATTTTTTATATAGGTGCTAAGTTCTTGCGCACTCATTTCCTCAAATGGCCTCGACACTGTTTTTTGATAGATATTAAGGAATGGATACATCAGCTGTTTGATGAGCTCTCCATCATTTACTTTTTTCGCTGAACAGTCTATGAGGCAAGGAACAACTTCAGGATGGTGCGCGTTTAATTCCCACGCAATCCAATGAATGAACGCAGTTTTTCCAGAGCCTTTGTCTCCTGTGAGTGTTCCATAGGCTTCTCCTTTCACAAGGAAATGATTGAGTGTTGATTTTCTGTCTTTATCAAGCACGAAAAAATCATCGATTGGATAAAGAAGATCGTCTCTGAACGGATCGTCATGCCAGCAGAAAATTCTCGTCCAATTTAATACAAGATTTCCTTTTCCTACTGTTGGCGTGAGTTTGACGTTTTTCCAATACCACCGTTTCGCGAGCTCTGTTGGAAGATATGGTGAAACTTCTTTTTCTAACTGGTCTAAGGGTCGGAAGTCTGGTTTTTTGAGATGGAGTGTTTCCGCTGTCGCGTTGAGAAATTTCTTAAAGCCGCTGACGCCCGCTTCTACTCCTGCTTTTGTGCTTTTCGCCGCGGCGACCGCGCCGCTTCCCACTATCTGTGAGCCGCGAACAATGCCCGCGCCAACAACAACAGAACTATCCGCAATATGCTGCGCGATTTTCGCGCCATGCGCTTTGAGATTATCTGGATGAAGTGGATGTTTAGAATCAGATTCCTTACTGTTTTTGTCATTTTTTTCTGGTTCTGCTTTTGCCATGAGCATTACGCAGGTCTCCTATAATATAAAGTTTACTGTGTGGCAAAACAAAAGACTTAAATATTCATTTAGCGAGAAGAGAACAAAACATATTCAAAAAGAGGTGTTTTATAATGGCAAAAGAAAAAACGAATTTGTATTTATTGTCCATTGTCGCTATCGTCGCGATTGTGGGAATTGTGGTGTTGGTGTTGAACAGCGGAGCGGGAAGCGTTTCGTTGAGTGATAGTGATTTGAGTGGTGAAGCTGTTGGAACTAAGAAGCTTGTGAGGGCAAGCGATTGTCCAGTAGGAAAAGAGTGGAATGCGGCAACAGGAGAGTGTGTCTCTGTTTTTAAGGATGTAGATACTGCAACAATTGCAAAGACTGGTACTTCTGCAGCAGGATGTACCCCTGAGAATTGCAAATCACCTTCCTTTTGTTTTGAGGGAGAGTGCATTGATGAAGTTATAATAGGCAATCCACCCCAATAAAAATATTTTTTGATTATTCTTTTCTTTCTTTTTTTATTTAATTTCTTAGCAGGTGTTAACTCTTTTATTGAAAAATAGTAAGGTATCCTGCTATTTATTGTCTTCTGTTTTACTGACGAGCTTTTAATTTTTGTAAAAATTCAGAAGGAGTGAGGACTTGCATACTTTGATATTCTCGTACTTGTAACAAATGACGATCTTGGCTCACAATGTACTGTGCATTTCCTGCAATAGCTGCTTCAAAAAATTTATCGTCAGATGGATCAGCTTTGACTATTTCTAATTTGTGAAGTGGCTCAACAATAACCGCATTTTCAATAATCATTCTTTCCCATTCCTGAATCATTTCCTCATTCATTTGGATCTTAAAACTGCGTAAAACTCGGACAAATTCTTCAAGTATTGCATGGGAAGAGATGAGAATAAATTTTCTATTTCTCCATGCTTCAATAATCGCTGAGGAAGCGTTCCCTTCCCAAAAAATACCTGAAATAAAGACGTTTGTATCTAAAACAACTCTCATCTTTGACGCACTTCTCGTATTGCTTCTCCTACATCTGTTTCTTTGAGTCCTTTACTTTTTGCAAAGGCTCTTGTTTTCTTTAACAAACCTTCAAACCCTTTGAACGATGGGACTTCCATTTTCTTCAGAACGATAGTGTCATCTTCTCCTATGACAATAAACTTTTCTCCCTCATGAAGATGAAGCCTATCTCGTAAACGCTGCGGTATAACTACTTGTCCTCTTGAACTGAGACTTGTTACTTCTAAAGCTTCCATGATAAAACACCTCTAATCTTACTAGTAAGATGATCTTATTTATAAGGGTTACGCTTTATTCAGGCACCAATCGAGATGTTTACTTGTTTGTGACATTCGCAATAACCTCAACATATTGTGTCCATCCTTTCAATACGACTCCTGTTCGTATTGCATCAAGCACCACTGGATCTTTCTTTTTTATATTTTCTGGCAAATCATTTGGTGCTTGAAAAATAGTGTGGATTTTTTTAATGAGAATTTTATTTTTGTCTTCAATTCGTTTCTTAATGAGTGGAAAATTTTCTTGTGTAACGACAATAAGAAGATCAACATCATTATAGCTCTTTGCTTTTCTTGCAGCAGAGCCAAATAACAAGAGTATTTCCGCTTCTTCAAAATTCTTGAATTCTTCGAGCCAGCGTTTATGTTCTTGTTCTGCCTCTTCCAGCAAAAAGAGTTCAATTGTTTTCTTTGCTAATGCTGATTCTGCGTTAAATTTGTATTCTATTGCCTTTCCAAAAGGTTCAGCAATGACAAATTGTTGTTCTTCAAGCGCTTTGAGCGCTTTGAGCGCGCCTCTTGGAGTCATATCTACTTTTGCGCTTATACTTCTTGCATTATATCTTGTTGTGAAATCCTTGAATAAATGCAATAAAATTTGCTTTTCTTTCTCAGTAAGCATAGGAACTACCAGTTCTTATATAGGAACTGATTGTTCTATTTAAAGGTTTTGGTTGATTTATTCTTTTTGTGCCTTTGTCAGACACCATTGTACCTTATTTGCTGCTTGCGTCATCTTCCATCACTTTGACAAGTGTTTCTTCCCCACACACAATAATACCCTTGAGCGCATCAAGCACTATTGAATCTTTCTTTACTATATTCTCTGTGAAATCTTTTCTTGTTTGATAAACAGGATGTATTTTCTTTGGATTCATTGCATTAATATGTTCAATCTCTTTTTTTAGTGCTTCAAATCGTTTTTGGTCTGTTATAAACAAAACATCAATATCATTTGCTCCTTTATGTTTTCTCAGAACAGAACCAAAAAGAAGAGCAACATCCGCACTCTTTATCTTTCTAATGTCTGCAATCCATCGCTTGATATAAGGATGGCTTGTTTCTGCTTCTCTTTTCAATAGAAAAGTGAGATATTGCTGTGTGTATTCGTTGTTTACTGTGAGCTTGTAAAATATTGCTTTTCCAAGCTGCTTTGACGTGAGAATATGCTCTTTTTCCAGCCGCTTTGCTATTTTTAACGCGCCCATTGCACTCATGGTTATTTCCTTCGCGATTGTATGCGCGTTATACTCTTTTTCTGGATTTTTGAAGAGCAACAGCATAAACTGCATTTCTTTTTCTGTTATATCCATTTCAACTCACAGTTTATATGTGTAAACTTAAAGTTTATATAGTTTGTGGTTGAAAAAGTTGTGAGGCGTTTGCATTGAGAAAGAAC of Candidatus Woesearchaeota archaeon contains these proteins:
- a CDS encoding putative toxin-antitoxin system toxin component, PIN family, producing the protein MRVVLDTNVFISGIFWEGNASSAIIEAWRNRKFILISSHAILEEFVRVLRSFKIQMNEEMIQEWERMIIENAVIVEPLHKLEIVKADPSDDKFFEAAIAGNAQYIVSQDRHLLQVREYQSMQVLTPSEFLQKLKARQ
- a CDS encoding AbrB/MazE/SpoVT family DNA-binding domain-containing protein, producing the protein MEALEVTSLSSRGQVVIPQRLRDRLHLHEGEKFIVIGEDDTIVLKKMEVPSFKGFEGLLKKTRAFAKSKGLKETDVGEAIREVRQR
- a CDS encoding nucleotidyltransferase domain-containing protein, which translates into the protein MLTEKEKQILLHLFKDFTTRYNARSISAKVDMTPRGALKALKALEEQQFVIAEPFGKAIEYKFNAESALAKKTIELFLLEEAEQEHKRWLEEFKNFEEAEILLLFGSAARKAKSYNDVDLLIVVTQENFPLIKKRIEDKNKILIKKIHTIFQAPNDLPENIKKKDPVVLDAIRTGVVLKGWTQYVEVIANVTNK